A single genomic interval of Helianthus annuus cultivar XRQ/B chromosome 6, HanXRQr2.0-SUNRISE, whole genome shotgun sequence harbors:
- the LOC110944672 gene encoding uncharacterized protein LOC110944672: protein MASIVGCKKGDFPFNYLGIPLGANMNRICNWDPIVNIFKNRLSSWKAHTLSIGGRVVLIKAVLESLLIYYLSIFKAPIKVIDKLESLMRNFLWGGSEEVRKMHWVAWDKVTLPNKFDGLGFCKLKTVNEALLSKWVWRYRVEEESLWRRVVSACHGKSRKWPYLPSNPAISGV, encoded by the coding sequence ATGGCGTCGATAGTTGGTTGCAAGAAAGGGGATTTCCCTTTTAACTACTTAGGAATACCTTTAGGGGCAAACATGAATCGGATTTGCAACTGGGATCCAATTGTTAACATCTTTAAAAATCGTCTTTCGTCTTGGAAAGCACATACACTTTCTATTGGTGGCCGGGTGGTTTTAATCAAAGCGGTCCTTGAGAGCCTTCTCATATATTATCTTTCTATTTTCAAGGCGCCGATTAAAGTGATAGATAAATTGGAATCTCTTATGAGGAATTTTTTATGGGGAGGTTCGGAAGAGGTTAGGAAAATGCATTGGGTGGCTTGGGATAAAGTCACTCTTCCTAATAAATTCGATGGGTTAGGTTTTTGTAAGCTTAAAACGGTGAATGAAGCTCTTCTCTCTAAATGGGTTTGGAGATATAGGGTGGAAGAAGAGAGCCTTTGGAGAAGGGTCGTCTCGGCTTGCCATGGTAAGTCTAGGAAGTGGCCGTATTTGCCTTCCAACCCGGCAATCTCGGGAGTGTGA